In the genome of Diabrotica undecimpunctata isolate CICGRU chromosome 2, icDiaUnde3, whole genome shotgun sequence, the window TCTGCTATCTCAACTGGTCAACTATTATTTACAGTCCAACCGTATTTCGAGTGAGTATCCttatccttatcttaatttcaaAGCCTGTATTTAATATAATCTTTCTTTTCCATTCATTCTTTTCGACCTTGTGCAAGTAATATAATTACAATCAATTTAACTACCCAAAATAATATAAGGTTTCATTTTCATCgtataagataagataagataaatgAGTTTTTTTATGTTGACTAGCCTTTTTAATCAGTTTTAAAAATATCAATTCTGTTTCATACGCATTTTCATAcgtgactttttaaataaaaagggTATTTTATCTTTAAAGCATAATAATATCATAActtgttattataaatattttagttaaaaaatatttcattcattTTAGTTCATTATGGATGTTAGTATTGAGAAATTACGCAAAACTCAAGGTTCGATAAAAGCGCGACTAAcagtttttacaaaatttattgaaaaatgtgTTGATTCTAAGTCTGAAATAGCTCCAAATGAATTGAAAGATAGACTGCATAGATCTGAATGCATTCTATTACAGTTTGAAGACATACAATGTCAAATAGAGTCGTGTTTAGATGAAATACCAGAGGAAGAATTAAACTACCGCGAGGATTTCGAAAACGCATATTTCAAAGCAAGCACTGCCGCAAAACAACTAATTGAGGCTACTAACCAAAGTGTTCCAGTTTCTCAATCTTCTAATGCTCATTCTTCAGGAGTTACATTGCCCTCAATTCGGTTGCCAAAATTTACGGGTTGCTTTGAGAATTGGCTTGAGTTTCATGATTCATTATCTGAAATCGTGTCTTTCGGGTAATGCAGAAAAGGTCATTACGTCCCTTACGGTTTCCTCTTCAAATTTCATAGTTGTTTGGAAACTTCTCTGTGATAGATTCGCAAACAAGCAGTTACTTATTCATAATCATATAAAATCTATATTTGGGTTaagaaacatcaaagaaaattcaTCTTCTTCACTCCGTTATCTAATTGACACTATTACAAGCAATCTTCGATCCCTGCAGTCACTCAATCAACCGGTGGAAAAATGGGATGCATTATTAACATATATTGTAATGGAGAGAGTTGATTCGGAGACAGCACGTGATTGGGAAAAAACTAATCTTAGTGATCCCTCTTTCATTGAGTTCTTGGAGTTTCTTAAAGCCAAAGCTGATATATTAGAAAAGGTGGAGCAGTCTGTGGACCACAGGCGCTCTTCCAGTTCGACATCGGGTGCTAAATTTAAATCAACAAGTAGCCGTTCTTTTGTTAGCAATAATTCTTCTCTATCATCGTGCATCTTGTGCAAGGGTCAACACAAGATTATACAATGTAGTCTTTTCTTAAAACTAAATGTACAAGCTCGTATGGAGGAAGCAAAGAAACATTCTCTTTGTTTCAACTGCTTATACAGTGGTCATCAAAACAATACGTGTAAATATGGTAAATGTAAAAAGTGCAGCAAAAAGCATCATACATTACTACACTTTGAATCGGTTGAAAATATTAGTCCTGAACCAGGTACTAGTTTAAATTCTCATTCTCTTTCAAGCACAGTTCACAGGGAAGGTGTTTTGCTGTCAACTGTCCGAGTCCAAGTGCTTGACGAACTAGAAAACACACATATTTTTAGAGCTCTGCTCGACAGTGGCAGTCAGTCAAACTTTGTAACAGACAGGCTTCTAAATAAATTAGGTCTGCCTAGAAATAAAGCAAAAATCTCCGTTATCGGTATTGGTCAAGTGTCTTCTAATGTTCAATTTAAAACCAATATCCATATAAAGTCGCTTTACTCTTCTTATGAATCTTCAATGTCATGTTTAGTCGTTGACAACATATGTGATACGATTCCAAGTTGTCGTCTTGATACTTCAGCCTTTCATATTCCTTCTAATATTCAGTTGTCGGATCCAAACTATGGCATCCCatctgatattaatattcttatcgGTGCAAGTCACTTTTGGAATCTGCTGTGTGTTGGTCAAGTAAAATTAGGTCCGAACAATCCAATACTCCAGAAAACAAAACTGGGATGGATAATTTCCGGCCCCATATATCACTCTCTTACTTCGAAAACTATGTGTAACTTTTCACACAATAAAGAATGCCCTGACTTAACTCGGTTTTGGGAAATTGAAGAGCGTCATACTTCTAAACTTctttcagaagaataaataaattgCGAAACACATTTCAAAAACAGTTTTCAAAGAAACGAAGAAGGTAGATTAGTTGTATCACTACCTTTAAAGGATTCTCCTTCCAAACTTGGAAATTCTATTCAAGCCGCTACTAGACGTTTCTATAGTCTAGAGCACAAACTTCAAGCTAATGTTCTTCTGAAAGAAAGATATGTTAATTTTATGAACGAATATTTGTCTTTAGGACATATGTCACAGTGTACTTCGGTTGATACTGCCGAACCAGATTTTTATCTTCCTCACCATGGAGTAATTAAAGAGGAGAGCCTGACTACTAAACTCAGGGTAGTTTTCAATGgttcttttccctcttcatcagGAGTCTCCATCAATGACCTACAAATGGTAGGACCTTCACTTTAAGATGATCTTGTATCTATATTACTAAGATTTCGTCAACATTCTTATGTTGTCACTGCAGATGTTGCTAAAATGTACCGGCAAGTTTTAGTAAACCCATCGCAACGTTGTTTGCAGAAAATTCTATGGCGAGCTGAGCCTTCTCAACCACTTTGCGCTTATGAACTCAACACAGTTACGTATGGCACAGCTGCTGCTTCTTTTCTTTCAACTCGTTGTTTTCATCAATTATCCCTTGATTCTGTGGATGAATATCCAGAGGCTTCCAAAGTTATTGGCCATGACTTTTATGTCGATGACCTATTGACAGGTTCGGAGTCTGCAGATAGTTTATCCAGAATCTGCCTTGAAGTTTCCTCTATTTTAGAATCTGGATGCTTTCCATTACGT includes:
- the LOC140433736 gene encoding uncharacterized protein, with amino-acid sequence MDVSIEKLRKTQGSIKARLTVFTKFIEKCVDSKSEIAPNELKDRLHRSECILLQFEDIQCQIESCLDEIPEEELNYREDFENAYFKASTAAKQLIEATNQSVPVSQSSNAHSSGVTLPSIRLPKFTGCFENWLEFHDSLSEIVSFGNIKENSSSSLRYLIDTITSNLRSLQSLNQPVEKWDALLTYIVMERVDSETARDWEKTNLSDPSFIEFLEFLKAKADILEKVEQSVDHRRSSSSTSGAKFKSTSSRSFVSNNSSLSSCILCKGQHKIIQCSLFLKLNVQARMEEAKKHSLCFNCLYSGHQNNTCKYGKCKKCSKKHHTLLHFESVENISPEPGTSLNSHSLSSTVHREGVLLSTVRVQVLDELENTHIFRALLDSGSQSNFVTDRLLNKLGLPRNKAKISVIGIGQVSSNVQFKTNIHIKSLYSSYESSMSCLVVDNICDTIPSCRLDTSAFHIPSNIQLSDPNYGIPSDINILIGASHFWNLLCVGQDSPSKLGNSIQAATRRFYSLEHKLQANVLLKERYVNFMNEYLSLGHMSQCTSVDTAEPDFYLPHHGVIKEESLTTKLRVVFNGSFPSSSGVSINDLQMVGPSL